The DNA region CGGTGCGACGCTGGCGCGCGTGGAGCCCCCGGCCACGCACGTGCCGCAGGAGACGACGCTGGACGTGTCGCGCTGGCAGGGCCGCCGCGCACGTCTGGAAATGATCGACGCCTGCACCGAGTCGAGCTACGCCTGGATCGGGATCGACTCCGTGCGGCTGCACTGAGGGGCGGGCCTGTCCCGGCGCGGCATCTGCGTCGGGCCGGGCAAGCCCGGTCCCCACGGCGGCACGCGACAGGCGCGGCGACGGCCCCCGTCGGAGAGAGGAGCGTCGTATGAGGATGGCGAGCGCGCTCGCCCTGCTCGGGGTCCTGGCCGGCGCGGCGACGCGCGCGGACCGAGTGGATGATGCCGTGCGGGCGGACATGGCCGCGCGCCACATCCCGGGCCTCTCGCTTGCGGTGGTGCGCGGCGGCAAGGTGACGAAGGCCGCCGCCTACGGTTTCGCCAACCTGGAATGGAGCGTCCGCGCCACGACCGAGACGGTCTACCAGCTCCAGTCCGTCACGAAGCAGTTCACCGCGACGGCTGTGATGATGCTCGTGGAGGAGGGTAGGGTCGGCCTCGATGACCCGGTGAGCAGGTACCTGGAGGGCACCCCGGCCTCCTGGGCCGCCGTCACCGTGCGCCGACTGCTCACGCACACCTCCGGCATCAAGGATTTCATCAACGAGCCGACCGCCGACCTGCGGCTGGACGTGACCGAGGAGGAGGTCCTGCGCGCGGCGGCCTCCCGCCCGCTCAACTTCGCGCCTGGCGAGAGGTACGCCTACAGCAACACGAACTACCACCTGCTCGCGATGATCCTCCGCAAGGTGACCGGCCAGGCGTGGAGCGACTTCGTGCACGAACGGATCCTGCGGCCGCTCGACATGCGCGACACGCGGCTCGTGAGCCTGGCCGACATCGTCCCTCGCCGCGCGTCGGGCTATCTCTGGGAGGGCGGCAAGCTGCGAAACGGGCGCTACGTCGCCCCGTCCATTCTGGGCTACGCGGGCGGCGGGCTCATGTCGACCGTGCTGGACATGGCGAAGTGGGACGCCGCCCTCTACACCGAGAAGCTGCTCAAGCAATCTGCGCTCCGGCAGATGTGGACGCCGACCAAACTGACGGGCGGAGGCGCCTCCGACTACGGCTTTGGCTGGGCGGTAGGCTCCCATCACGGCCACCCGATGGTGACGCACTCGGGCGCGCACTCCACGGGGTTCACAACGGCGATCACGCGGTTCCCGGACGACCGGCTGACGGTGATCGTCCTGACCAACCAGGCCTACACGGCGGACCCCTCCGCGATCGCGCTGCGCGTGGCCGGGATGGTGGAGCCGGCGCTCGCGCTCCCGCCGAGCGCGCCCATCGTGGAGCGCGCGCCGCCTGCAGCGCCAGCGCCTGACCGCCGATAATCACCACCGGCCCGCTCCGGCGCCCGGAACAAAGCCGCGTGCGCCGGAGTCCATTCCGCTGTATAATGGCTCGTGCTTTCGCGGGGACGCGCCGCGCGGCCGCGCGCGTGTCCAGTCCGATCCTCCGCGGAAGCCCTTGCCTGCGTCCTTGTCGAGTCACGGGGCTGCACTGCCAGAGGGAGCTTTCCCCGCCTCTGCCGTCAGTCCCACCGCCGGATCCGGCTGGGCGGCCCGGCGGCGCCGGAGCGGCGCGGCCCCCCGCCGTGCCCGAAGGAGGTCAGTTCCCCGATGAACCATCGTCTGATTGCCTCGCTCACGGTTGTGTGCGCGGCGCTGATCGCGTGCCCGGCCGGCGCGGGCGCGCAGGGCGCCGCCCGCCGGCCACGGCCCACGGGGCCCGTCGCGTTCGCGCCCGCGCCGACGCCGCTGCCGCAGCCGGCGCCGGGCCGCCGCGGGATGCCGGCCCTGCGCCTCGGCTCCGTGCGGCCGCGCGTCGTGCCGAACCAGTACGTCGTCAAGATGAAGCCGTCGACCCCGGGCGCGACGCTTCGCGCGGTGCAGGCGAGCGTCGGCGCGCGCGTGCTGAGCGCGATCCCGAAGCTCGGCGTGCAGGTGATCGAGGTTCCGAACGCCGCCGCAGGCCGGGCGCTCGCGCGCAACCCGAACGTTCTGTGGGCCTATCCCCGCGCCATGCGCTACCCTCTCGTGGCGCCGCCGAACGACCCGGCCTACAACCAGATCGACACCCAGCTCGCCGGCGACCCGGATATGGCTACCTGGTTCAAGTGGGACGCGCACGACCTGGGCGCCGTGGCCGGCTGGAGCACGTGGCCCGGCCAGTACTTCACCGCCGCCGGTAAGGGATCCGCCGCCGTCACCCTCGCCGTCATCGACACGGGCATCGACTACGACCACCCCGACTTCGTCAACGCGGGCGGCTCCTCCAGCGATGTCGCCTTCGGCGGCCAGCTCCTGCGCTCGATGGACGTCAGCATCCTGTCTGGCGTCACCACCGCCGAGGCATGGGACGTCTACGGCCACGGCACGCACGTCGCCGGGATCGCCGCCGCCTCCACCAACAACGGGATCGGCTCGACTGGCATGGGCTACAACGCCAACGTCATCTCGATCCGCGTGGTCGACGCGGAGGGCAACGGCACCGACGACGATCTCGCCCGGGCCATCGTCTACGCGGCCGACCACGGCGCGCTCATCTGCAACGTCTCGCTGGGCGGCTACGACTACTCGCAGGCCGAGCAGGACGCCGTGAACTATGCCTGGCAGAAGGGGATGCTCGTCGTGGCGGCTGCCGGCAACGACGCCTCCAACCTCTCGCCCAACTATCCGGGCGCGCTCAGCAAGGTGCTCGCCGTCTCCGCGGTCGCCCGCCAGGGCTACCTGGCCACCTACTCCAACTGGGGCAACTACGTGGGCATCTCGGCTCCCGGAGGCGACTGGGATTTCGACGTGAACTGGTTCCTCGGCATCTACAGCACGACGCCGACCTACTTCGTTACGCTCAACGATCCGGACGCCTACGGGATGCAGATGAACTACGACTACCTGATGGGCACGTCGATGGCGTCGCCCCAGGTGGCCGGGCTCGCGGCCCTCTACGCCGGTATGAAGGGCTACTCCCAGGCCACGCCCGGCGTCAGTCTGCTTATCTACCAGGCGCTCCAGCGAGCCGCCGACGGCGGAAGCACCTGGAGCCCGTACTACGGCTACGGCATCATCAACATCCACAACACCCTCAACCTCGACAGCGACCCGAACCCGCGCGGCGCCACCACGGGAGGCGTCATCGGCCAGGTGAGCCTCCTGGGCTCTACCTACCAGGGCGCCACGCTCGTCGCGCGCCGCGTCGGCACGACGGACCGCTACAACGCCACGGCGCAGAGTTTCGGAGCCTACCGCTTCGCGGGGCTGCCCGCGGGCGACTACGACATCACGGCCACCGCGCTCGGCCAGAACCAGACCATCGCCGGCGTGCAGATCACCGCCGGCTGCGATCGGCCGGGGGTCGACTTCAACATCGGCGCGCTCGCCACGACGACGACGGTGGCCGACCTCGCCGCGTCGCCCGGCCAGGGCGTGACGCTGAGCGCCACCCTGGCGCGAACAGACAACGGCGACCCCGTGCCGAACGCCGACGTGGCCTTCAGCGTCGACGGGGCCAGCGCGGGTACGGGCGTCACGAACGCCGCCGGAGTCGCGACGGTCGCCTACACGGTGCCGGGAGACGCCTCGGGGGTGCTCGAGGTGACGGCGGCCTACGCAGGCGGTGGCGCCTACCTGGCCAGCAGCGACACGGGCCAGATCACGGTCGGCGCGCTGGCGGCTACCCGCGCCTGGATCGGCGATCGCACCCAGACAACCGGCCGCAACATCAGCTTCTGGGGCTACCTGAAGCGCGCCGACACCGACGCGCCGATCGCCGGCAAGACGGTGCATCTGCTGATCGAGGGCGCGAGCGTGGCCTCCGGCACGACCGGCGCCGACGGCCGCGCGCTCCTTACCTACTACGTGCCGGTGGGCCACGCCCCCGGCGCCTTCCCCGCGCGGGTTGAGTTCCACGGCGATGCCTCCTTCGGCGCCAGCGCCGACGACAGCACGCTCAACGTGCAGGTGGCGACGCGCCCGTGGGTGGGCAACCGCACGCAGAAGGCGGGCAAGACCGTCTACTTCTGGGGCTACATGCAGCGAACGGACAACGGCCAGATCCTGCCCGGCCTTGCGGTCCGGCTCCTGGTGGACGGCGCGCAGGTGGACACGGGGGTGACCGACGGCACCGGTCGCGCTCTGCTGAGCTACGCGATCCCGGCCGACAAGCCGTTG from Chthonomonadales bacterium includes:
- a CDS encoding beta-lactamase family protein, which produces MRMASALALLGVLAGAATRADRVDDAVRADMAARHIPGLSLAVVRGGKVTKAAAYGFANLEWSVRATTETVYQLQSVTKQFTATAVMMLVEEGRVGLDDPVSRYLEGTPASWAAVTVRRLLTHTSGIKDFINEPTADLRLDVTEEEVLRAAASRPLNFAPGERYAYSNTNYHLLAMILRKVTGQAWSDFVHERILRPLDMRDTRLVSLADIVPRRASGYLWEGGKLRNGRYVAPSILGYAGGGLMSTVLDMAKWDAALYTEKLLKQSALRQMWTPTKLTGGGASDYGFGWAVGSHHGHPMVTHSGAHSTGFTTAITRFPDDRLTVIVLTNQAYTADPSAIALRVAGMVEPALALPPSAPIVERAPPAAPAPDRR
- a CDS encoding S8 family serine peptidase, which encodes MNHRLIASLTVVCAALIACPAGAGAQGAARRPRPTGPVAFAPAPTPLPQPAPGRRGMPALRLGSVRPRVVPNQYVVKMKPSTPGATLRAVQASVGARVLSAIPKLGVQVIEVPNAAAGRALARNPNVLWAYPRAMRYPLVAPPNDPAYNQIDTQLAGDPDMATWFKWDAHDLGAVAGWSTWPGQYFTAAGKGSAAVTLAVIDTGIDYDHPDFVNAGGSSSDVAFGGQLLRSMDVSILSGVTTAEAWDVYGHGTHVAGIAAASTNNGIGSTGMGYNANVISIRVVDAEGNGTDDDLARAIVYAADHGALICNVSLGGYDYSQAEQDAVNYAWQKGMLVVAAAGNDASNLSPNYPGALSKVLAVSAVARQGYLATYSNWGNYVGISAPGGDWDFDVNWFLGIYSTTPTYFVTLNDPDAYGMQMNYDYLMGTSMASPQVAGLAALYAGMKGYSQATPGVSLLIYQALQRAADGGSTWSPYYGYGIINIHNTLNLDSDPNPRGATTGGVIGQVSLLGSTYQGATLVARRVGTTDRYNATAQSFGAYRFAGLPAGDYDITATALGQNQTIAGVQITAGCDRPGVDFNIGALATTTTVADLAASPGQGVTLSATLARTDNGDPVPNADVAFSVDGASAGTGVTNAAGVATVAYTVPGDASGVLEVTAAYAGGGAYLASSDTGQITVGALAATRAWIGDRTQTTGRNISFWGYLKRADTDAPIAGKTVHLLIEGASVASGTTGADGRALLTYYVPVGHAPGAFPARVEFHGDASFGASADDSTLNVQVATRPWVGNRTQKAGKTVYFWGYMQRTDNGQILPGLAVRLLVDGAQVDTGVTDGTGRALLSYAIPADKPLGAHPVVLQFDGSGGYLAASGSSTLTVTAP